One part of the Candidatus Hydrogenedentota bacterium genome encodes these proteins:
- a CDS encoding peroxiredoxin, whose protein sequence is MAVQVTQQAPDFTATAVMPDNSFKEDFALSSLKGKYVVLFFYPLDFTFVCPSEIIAFDRKLKEFKDRNCEVVGVSVDSQFSHWAWKNTPPEKGGIGNVQFPMVADITKSISRDYGVLLNEAIALRGLFLIDKGGVVRHALVNDLPLGRSVDEALRLVDALQFFEKNGEVCPANWRKGEAGMKATAEGVAAYLAKH, encoded by the coding sequence ATGGCAGTACAAGTAACGCAACAAGCTCCCGATTTCACCGCGACGGCAGTGATGCCAGACAACAGTTTCAAGGAAGACTTTGCGCTGTCCAGTTTGAAGGGCAAGTACGTAGTCTTGTTCTTCTACCCCCTGGACTTCACGTTTGTATGTCCTTCCGAGATCATCGCGTTCGACCGCAAGCTCAAGGAGTTTAAGGACCGTAACTGCGAAGTGGTGGGCGTTTCGGTGGATTCGCAGTTCTCGCACTGGGCATGGAAGAACACGCCGCCGGAGAAGGGCGGCATAGGAAACGTGCAGTTCCCGATGGTCGCAGACATCACAAAGAGCATTTCGCGCGACTACGGCGTGCTGCTCAATGAGGCCATCGCGCTGCGCGGCTTGTTTCTCATCGACAAAGGCGGCGTCGTCCGTCATGCCCTTGTGAACGACCTGCCGCTTGGCCGGAGCGTGGACGAGGCGCTGCGCCTGGTCGATGCGCTGCAATTCTTCGAGAAGAACGGAGAAGTCTGCCCGGCGAACTGGCGGAAGGGCGAAGCTGGCATGAAGGCGACGGCCGAGGGCGTCGCGGCATATTTGGCCAAGCACTGA
- a CDS encoding ferritin, producing the protein MISQKMESAINKQISEELYSAYLYSAMGNYFDSINLRGFAHWMRLQTDEELAHARKFRDYLLNRGGKVVLTEIKGPKNEWESPLAVFEASYRHECHISECINKLSSLSQKENDHASHAFLEWFVEEQVEEEANVDNVVQQLKLVKDSPGALFMLDRELGARQAAAPAEG; encoded by the coding sequence ATGATCAGTCAAAAGATGGAAAGCGCGATAAATAAGCAGATAAGCGAGGAACTGTATTCGGCGTACCTATACTCTGCAATGGGCAACTACTTTGATTCCATAAACTTGCGCGGATTTGCGCACTGGATGCGCCTGCAGACCGACGAGGAACTCGCGCACGCGCGGAAATTCCGCGACTATCTGCTCAATCGGGGCGGCAAGGTGGTTCTGACGGAGATCAAGGGGCCGAAGAACGAATGGGAATCGCCGCTGGCGGTATTTGAAGCGTCGTACAGGCACGAGTGCCACATCAGCGAGTGCATCAACAAATTATCAAGCCTTTCGCAGAAGGAAAACGACCACGCCTCGCATGCGTTTCTGGAGTGGTTCGTGGAGGAGCAGGTGGAAGAAGAGGCGAACGTGGACAATGTGGTGCAACAACTGAAGCTGGTCAAGGATTCCCCGGGCGCATTGTTCATGCTCGACCGTGAATTGGGCGCGCGGCAGGCTGCCGCGCCCGCGGAGGGGTGA
- a CDS encoding transcriptional repressor has protein sequence MEKTATKQRMTQQRQIILNELMSRKDHPTADELYGAVRKRMPRISLGTVYRNLDVLIRNGLAIKLDTVGAQARYDADVSPHCHVRCVTCGRVDDIHGPSARGVELAPADSRGYEVTGVRVEFQGVCPECRCRV, from the coding sequence ATGGAAAAGACCGCTACAAAACAGCGCATGACGCAACAGCGCCAGATTATTCTGAATGAGCTGATGAGCCGGAAGGACCATCCGACTGCGGATGAACTTTACGGAGCGGTGCGAAAGCGCATGCCGCGTATCAGCCTGGGAACGGTGTACCGCAACCTCGATGTGCTGATTCGGAATGGTTTGGCCATAAAGCTGGATACAGTGGGCGCGCAAGCCCGGTATGACGCCGATGTGAGCCCGCATTGCCACGTGCGGTGCGTAACGTGCGGGCGGGTGGACGATATTCACGGTCCCTCGGCGCGCGGGGTGGAATTGGCGCCTGCGGACAGCCGGGGTTACGAGGTTACGGGGGTGCGGGTTGAATTTCAGGGCGTCTGCCCGGAGTGCAGATGTCGGGTATAA
- the ptsP gene encoding phosphoenolpyruvate--protein phosphotransferase → MKLLWDKTERRFQGLPVSGGVAMARVFLVKSDDHDTTPHYSIDAAEVAEECARLEQALAAAVEETESLISRVAKRLGPTYSAIFEVQKTMLEDPAVVDSLHHVIAEDRVNAETAVEKVLHEYERRLHELGDEYLRERVSDIADVRRRLCGVLGRSGRAPGVVLVDKTFRQGEQRIIVAEELTPGLTAGLDTANTLGFITARGGRASHAAILARALGIPAVSGIDNVHRMLGHGEMALINGNTGEVTVWPEERSLELYPSLDRSPVAPLQALEPLESIHVMANINRAEEAEAALAVRADGVGLYRTEYELLAAGRVLDEDEQAERYAHVLDAMGDRPVYIRLFDLGGDKSAPFLGLPEEDNPALGFRGARLLQARPELLITQARALARVSRKRMVHVMYPMIVECEQFLKLRSLIVQYTRDIEGAHLVHGVMFEVPSAYVDADRILQVAEFASIGSNDLMQYLYAIDRSNEHVAYDFVQDREVYWRVIEGLANAAHASGRPLGLCGEIGAQEECMLRLVKLGLGHVSVSPRLVSTVRTAARRAGVV, encoded by the coding sequence ATGAAGCTATTGTGGGACAAGACAGAGCGGCGGTTTCAGGGACTGCCGGTGAGCGGCGGTGTCGCCATGGCCCGCGTATTCCTTGTCAAGTCGGATGACCACGATACGACGCCGCATTACAGCATAGACGCCGCGGAGGTTGCGGAAGAGTGCGCGCGCCTGGAGCAAGCGCTGGCGGCTGCCGTCGAGGAAACAGAGTCGCTGATATCCCGGGTCGCGAAGAGGCTGGGGCCCACGTACTCGGCGATTTTCGAGGTTCAGAAGACGATGCTCGAGGACCCGGCGGTGGTCGATTCTCTGCATCACGTCATTGCCGAGGACCGCGTGAATGCCGAAACGGCGGTGGAAAAAGTCTTGCATGAGTATGAGCGGCGATTGCACGAGCTGGGCGACGAGTACTTGCGGGAACGTGTTTCGGATATCGCGGATGTACGGCGGCGGCTGTGCGGCGTGCTGGGGCGTAGTGGGCGCGCACCCGGCGTGGTACTGGTTGACAAGACCTTCCGCCAAGGCGAACAGCGAATCATCGTGGCGGAGGAATTGACGCCTGGGCTGACGGCGGGCCTGGACACGGCGAATACGCTGGGTTTCATCACGGCGCGGGGCGGGCGCGCGTCGCACGCGGCCATTTTGGCGCGGGCGCTGGGTATCCCCGCCGTCAGTGGCATAGACAATGTGCACCGGATGCTCGGGCACGGTGAAATGGCGTTGATTAACGGCAACACGGGTGAGGTCACGGTCTGGCCGGAAGAGCGTTCCCTGGAATTGTATCCTTCGCTGGATAGGTCGCCGGTGGCGCCGTTGCAGGCTCTGGAACCGCTGGAGTCGATTCATGTCATGGCCAATATCAACCGGGCGGAGGAAGCAGAGGCCGCGCTTGCCGTGCGGGCGGACGGGGTCGGATTATACCGGACGGAATATGAGCTGCTTGCGGCCGGGCGCGTACTTGACGAAGACGAGCAGGCAGAGCGCTACGCCCACGTGCTGGACGCGATGGGAGACCGCCCCGTTTATATCCGGCTGTTCGACCTTGGCGGTGACAAATCGGCTCCGTTTCTGGGGCTGCCCGAAGAAGACAATCCCGCGCTGGGATTTCGTGGTGCGCGGCTATTGCAGGCGCGGCCCGAGCTTCTGATTACGCAGGCGCGCGCCCTGGCCAGGGTCTCCCGCAAACGCATGGTCCACGTCATGTATCCCATGATCGTGGAATGCGAGCAGTTTTTGAAACTGAGGTCGCTGATCGTCCAATATACCCGCGACATCGAAGGCGCGCATTTGGTTCATGGCGTCATGTTCGAGGTGCCGTCCGCTTACGTGGATGCCGACCGGATCTTGCAGGTTGCCGAATTCGCCAGTATTGGCTCGAATGACCTGATGCAGTACCTGTACGCGATTGACCGCAGCAATGAACATGTGGCCTATGACTTTGTGCAGGACCGTGAAGTCTACTGGAGGGTCATCGAAGGGCTTGCGAATGCGGCGCATGCCTCAGGGCGCCCATTGGGTCTCTGCGGCGAAATCGGAGCGCAGGAAGAGTGCATGCTGCGGCTGGTGAAGCTGGGGCTCGGGCACGTAAGCGTGAGCCCCCGCCTGGTCAGCACAGTACGGACGGCGGCGCGTCGGGCGGGGGTGGTCTAG